The proteins below are encoded in one region of Neoasaia chiangmaiensis:
- a CDS encoding efflux RND transporter permease subunit, with protein MGIVGLALRKPYTFIVGSLLILLLGISAIFRTPTDIFPNIDIPVITVVWYYDGLSAPETEKRISTYTEFSHSFFVNNLRTIESQTTPGLVLQKLYFQPGVDIGVALGQTVAATQSIRAQLPPGVQPPIIMQYSASSVAVLQLSLSSDKLTESELYDYGVYRLRQQMAPVPGTLLPPPHGGKIRQIMVDIDPTKLQAMKISPLDVSNAINAQNLTLPGGTVKFGPSQYNIQMNGIPYFSKQLNNIPLRKDPNTGAIIRIRDIAQVRDGWEVQHNIVRREGQRSVLLRIMKAGNASTLAVVNAMRDTVLPLSRAAAPPGMKIDELFDQSLFVKAAIKGVASEAVIAGLLTAAMILAFLASWRSTLIVAVSIPLAILSSIAILSATGETLNLMTLGGLALAVGILVDDATVTIENIHRLHHDGADLRKAVLDGAAGIALPTLVSTLAISCVFVSVEFLTGPSRFLFTPMALAVVYAMLASYVISRTLVPIFAALLLRSEEQAKKRREEAGKPPTIFERFGAKFDARFERLRNGYEKTLSGLLHSAWKVPALGGIFVLTAVLLATQVGQDFFPVIDAGEFKLHVRAPAGTRIETTERIFDQVEDTIREVVPQNERELVLDDIGIPFRFSMPFDDGSTIGPNDGQIMVALKEKHRPTAEYISRLRTVLAKRFPDVVFYFQPADMVTQILNFGLTSQIDVRITGYDQANNRVVMGKIMEDMRHVRGLVDVHLHQQLVAPALNVSIDRERAQDLNLVLNDVARSVMVSQASSNTVTPNFWPDPQMGTLYPVAVQTPQYQVNTVDDLGKLVVAGNASQVAGIPTLLRNVATIERTVAPDVISHSNIQPVLDIDASAEDRDLGSIARDIGRIVACHKGDLKPGNSIEVAGQIDSMNTSFTRLEIGLLVAAVAVYLLMVVNFQSFMDPLVVILGLPGAMCGIVLMLFVTGTTFSVPSLMGAIMSVGVASANSILLVTFAKESRAHGMTAMEAAMEAGRERLRPILMTSLAMVIGMLPMSLGLGDGGEQNAPLGRAVIGGLMIGTCTTLFVVPWLYSRLRRRESRMLEEYENVI; from the coding sequence ATGGGCATTGTTGGTCTTGCGCTCCGAAAGCCCTATACTTTTATCGTCGGGTCATTACTGATTCTTCTGCTTGGCATTTCCGCTATCTTCAGGACGCCAACCGACATTTTCCCGAATATCGATATTCCAGTCATTACTGTTGTCTGGTATTATGATGGTCTTTCGGCACCCGAAACCGAAAAACGCATCAGTACCTATACAGAATTCTCGCACAGCTTTTTCGTCAATAATCTGCGGACCATCGAAAGCCAGACCACACCCGGTCTTGTGCTTCAGAAACTGTACTTTCAGCCGGGAGTGGATATCGGGGTTGCTCTTGGACAAACTGTTGCCGCCACCCAATCCATTCGTGCACAGCTTCCACCGGGCGTGCAGCCACCCATTATCATGCAGTACAGCGCCTCCAGTGTAGCAGTTCTGCAGCTTTCCCTGTCTTCTGATAAGCTGACGGAAAGTGAGTTGTACGATTATGGTGTCTACCGTCTGCGTCAGCAGATGGCGCCAGTCCCCGGAACACTTCTGCCCCCGCCGCATGGCGGCAAGATCCGCCAGATCATGGTCGATATTGATCCGACTAAGTTGCAGGCGATGAAAATCAGCCCATTGGATGTCTCCAATGCCATCAACGCGCAGAACCTCACACTTCCGGGCGGCACGGTGAAATTTGGACCGTCTCAATACAACATCCAGATGAACGGTATTCCGTATTTTTCAAAGCAGCTTAATAATATTCCGCTGCGGAAAGACCCGAATACCGGTGCCATCATCCGTATCCGCGATATCGCGCAGGTCCGTGATGGTTGGGAGGTGCAGCATAACATCGTGCGCCGTGAAGGGCAGCGCTCGGTTCTGCTGCGGATTATGAAAGCCGGAAATGCGTCCACGCTGGCGGTTGTGAACGCCATGCGTGATACAGTGCTGCCCCTCTCACGCGCTGCAGCACCTCCGGGCATGAAGATTGACGAACTGTTCGATCAGTCCCTGTTCGTGAAGGCCGCCATCAAGGGCGTGGCGTCTGAAGCCGTGATTGCTGGTTTGCTGACAGCAGCCATGATCCTTGCCTTTCTGGCAAGCTGGCGTTCCACGCTGATTGTGGCGGTCTCCATCCCACTCGCGATCCTGTCTTCCATCGCCATTCTCTCTGCAACCGGAGAGACCCTCAATCTCATGACATTGGGTGGCCTTGCGCTCGCCGTGGGCATTCTGGTGGATGATGCCACGGTCACGATCGAGAATATCCACCGCCTGCATCATGATGGCGCAGACTTGCGCAAAGCCGTTCTGGATGGTGCCGCAGGCATTGCACTGCCGACACTGGTGTCCACGCTGGCGATTTCCTGCGTTTTTGTATCTGTGGAATTTCTGACGGGGCCATCACGGTTCTTGTTCACGCCCATGGCGCTCGCCGTCGTGTATGCGATGCTGGCCTCCTACGTTATTAGCCGAACGCTGGTGCCGATCTTTGCAGCTCTGCTTCTCCGCTCCGAAGAACAGGCCAAAAAACGGCGAGAAGAGGCTGGAAAGCCCCCTACGATTTTTGAACGGTTCGGCGCGAAATTTGATGCCCGGTTCGAGCGCCTGCGGAATGGTTATGAAAAGACGCTGTCCGGCCTTCTGCATAGCGCTTGGAAAGTTCCGGCTCTGGGCGGCATCTTTGTTCTGACCGCTGTGCTTCTTGCAACGCAGGTGGGACAGGACTTCTTCCCTGTTATTGATGCCGGAGAGTTCAAGCTGCACGTCCGTGCGCCTGCAGGAACAAGGATTGAGACCACCGAACGGATTTTCGATCAGGTTGAAGATACCATTCGCGAAGTTGTTCCCCAGAATGAGCGTGAACTGGTGCTCGATGATATCGGCATTCCTTTCCGTTTCTCCATGCCCTTTGATGATGGCTCAACCATAGGCCCGAATGACGGGCAGATCATGGTGGCCCTGAAGGAAAAGCATCGTCCGACAGCGGAGTATATCAGCCGTCTGCGCACAGTTCTGGCCAAACGCTTCCCAGATGTCGTGTTCTATTTCCAGCCCGCCGACATGGTGACGCAGATCCTGAATTTTGGTCTGACATCACAGATTGACGTGCGGATTACGGGGTATGATCAGGCGAATAACCGCGTGGTTATGGGCAAGATCATGGAGGACATGCGCCATGTGCGCGGTCTGGTGGATGTGCACCTGCACCAGCAGCTTGTAGCACCTGCCCTGAACGTATCGATCGACCGCGAACGGGCGCAGGACCTCAATCTCGTTCTGAACGACGTGGCCCGCAGCGTCATGGTCTCGCAGGCCTCCTCCAATACAGTCACGCCGAACTTCTGGCCCGATCCGCAGATGGGAACGCTTTACCCGGTTGCCGTACAGACACCGCAATATCAGGTCAACACCGTTGATGATCTGGGCAAGCTGGTGGTGGCAGGGAATGCATCACAGGTGGCCGGTATTCCGACTCTGCTCCGGAACGTGGCGACCATCGAGCGCACGGTCGCACCTGACGTGATTTCACACAGCAACATCCAGCCGGTTCTGGATATCGACGCCAGTGCCGAGGATCGTGATCTGGGAAGCATTGCTCGTGATATCGGGCGGATTGTCGCGTGCCACAAAGGCGACCTGAAACCCGGCAACAGCATTGAGGTGGCAGGGCAGATCGACAGCATGAACACGTCCTTCACGCGCCTTGAAATCGGCCTGCTGGTGGCGGCGGTTGCAGTCTATCTGCTGATGGTCGTGAACTTCCAGTCCTTCATGGACCCTCTGGTTGTCATACTAGGGCTGCCGGGCGCCATGTGCGGCATCGTGCTCATGCTTTTCGTCACGGGCACGACTTTCTCCGTGCCCTCACTCATGGGTGCGATCATGAGCGTGGGTGTGGCGAGTGCCAATTCCATCCTGCTGGTCACCTTCGCCAAGGAAAGCCGTGCGCATGGCATGACCGCCATGGAGGCTGCGATGGAAGCCGGGCGGGAGCGTTTGAGGCCAATTTTAATGACGTCGCTGGCCATGGTGATTGGCATGCTGCCGATGTCGCTGGGCCTCGGAGACGGCGGCGAGCAGAACGCACCTCTGGGCCGCGCTGTGATTGGCGGCCTGATGATTGGCACCTGCACCACGCTTTTTGTTGTCCCCTGGCTCTACAGCCGTCTGCGCCGTCGTGAATCCCGCATGCTTGAGGAATATGAGAATGTCATCTGA
- a CDS encoding NADPH-dependent F420 reductase codes for MRIGIIGAGRMGSALGEVYADCGHDIIFSYARTDTKLETVTQAAGRKARWSTPDDAARNCDLVILAVHWMRVEDALACAGDLSGKTVMSCCMPLDETDSELVIAHTDSGAEALARMLPHAHIVAAFQTTPSESLRPVYLGRQRVDRPSVVFCGDNGAGKQLVAQLISEAGFSPVDAGSLEMARYIEPFSMLGAELAYETPMGPEWVYRFSRLDRQ; via the coding sequence ATGCGCATCGGTATTATCGGCGCGGGTCGAATGGGAAGTGCCTTGGGCGAGGTCTACGCCGATTGCGGGCATGATATTATTTTCAGCTACGCGCGTACGGATACGAAGCTGGAAACCGTCACGCAGGCGGCGGGCCGGAAGGCCCGTTGGAGCACGCCCGACGATGCCGCCCGCAACTGCGACCTCGTGATCCTCGCTGTTCATTGGATGCGCGTAGAAGATGCTCTCGCATGTGCGGGTGACTTGTCCGGCAAGACCGTCATGAGTTGCTGCATGCCGCTTGATGAAACGGATAGCGAACTGGTGATCGCTCATACAGATTCCGGGGCGGAAGCTCTGGCCCGTATGTTGCCTCATGCACACATAGTCGCGGCCTTCCAGACGACCCCCAGCGAAAGTCTGCGTCCGGTATATCTGGGCAGGCAGAGAGTGGACAGGCCGAGCGTCGTTTTCTGCGGGGACAATGGAGCCGGCAAACAGCTTGTTGCCCAATTAATATCCGAAGCTGGGTTCAGCCCCGTAGACGCGGGATCACTTGAAATGGCCCGGTATATCGAACCCTTCTCGATGCTGGGCGCGGAACTGGCCTATGAAACTCCTATGGGCCCGGAGTGGGTTTACCGATTTAGTCGATTGGACCGCCAGTAA
- a CDS encoding dihydrofolate reductase family protein has product MRPRIICHMITSIDGRLRTRRWTAPCAGTNRHVLMGYYEQIALRHDAPAWIVGRHTMSEILGSSPWPTDRQITEQVWPRTPFIGDRRERNLAVVVDLHGRLTYTDDDIDGDHATAILGEEVSNSYLSHLRAVGVSYLFVGSGEEMLAVAMQGLYEHFGVERLLLEGGGITNGEFLRAGLIDELSLLVYPGLDGLSGEPSIFDYPGNSEEQPALGQSLALISSETLEGGVMWLRYRVERSTKAG; this is encoded by the coding sequence ATGCGTCCCAGAATAATCTGTCACATGATCACGTCGATCGACGGTCGGCTGCGCACAAGGCGCTGGACAGCGCCCTGTGCGGGAACAAACCGCCACGTGCTGATGGGGTATTACGAACAGATTGCGCTTAGGCACGATGCGCCGGCATGGATCGTCGGCCGGCACACAATGTCTGAAATTTTGGGCAGTTCTCCTTGGCCAACGGACAGACAGATTACCGAACAGGTCTGGCCTCGCACGCCGTTCATCGGGGATCGACGTGAAAGGAACCTAGCGGTCGTAGTCGATCTCCATGGGCGTCTGACCTACACAGACGACGATATCGATGGAGATCATGCAACGGCCATCCTGGGTGAAGAAGTATCCAACAGCTATCTGTCGCACCTTCGTGCAGTAGGCGTCTCCTATCTCTTCGTTGGAAGTGGGGAGGAAATGCTCGCTGTCGCGATGCAAGGGCTGTACGAGCACTTCGGGGTCGAACGTCTTTTGCTTGAAGGGGGTGGTATTACGAATGGAGAGTTTCTTCGCGCCGGTCTGATCGATGAACTCAGCCTACTGGTATATCCCGGCCTTGACGGCCTTTCCGGGGAGCCAAGCATCTTTGATTATCCGGGCAATTCTGAAGAGCAACCTGCGCTCGGCCAGTCGTTGGCTCTCATATCTTCCGAGACATTGGAAGGGGGGGTGATGTGGCTGCGATATCGCGTTGAACGCAGCACGAAAGCTGGATGA
- a CDS encoding LysR family transcriptional regulator, whose translation MSRENFNDLIAFLAVAREKSFTRAAAKLGVSQSALSHTVRLLEERLGLRLLTRTTRSVTPTNAGDYLIRNIGPHFDQIESQIASLGELRDVPSGLIRVTATDDVIAYILRPRVEQFLKKYPDVKIEINADLRLVDIVAERFDAGIRLGEQVTKEMTSVPLTPDIRFVVVGAKSYFRENSKPKVPHDLLKHKCITMRLPTHGGIYAWEFEKNGRDVKVRVDGPLIFNSIFPVRDACLDGLGLAHMPEMVAEKYIADGRLVKVLQDWCPYWTGYHLCFPHHHQTTMPFSLFVEEMRYEPAESSHS comes from the coding sequence ATGTCTCGCGAGAATTTTAATGACCTGATCGCGTTTCTGGCTGTGGCGCGCGAGAAGAGCTTTACGCGGGCCGCTGCAAAGCTGGGTGTGTCCCAGTCTGCGTTGAGTCACACGGTTCGTCTACTGGAAGAACGTCTGGGCCTGCGATTACTGACACGGACGACGCGTAGCGTGACGCCCACGAATGCAGGTGACTATCTCATTCGCAACATTGGCCCGCATTTTGATCAGATTGAAAGTCAGATTGCCTCTCTAGGTGAACTGCGGGATGTGCCGAGCGGCCTGATCCGTGTCACTGCAACGGACGATGTCATCGCCTACATCCTCAGGCCGAGGGTTGAACAGTTCCTTAAAAAATATCCTGACGTAAAAATTGAAATCAATGCGGATCTTAGGCTGGTGGATATCGTAGCCGAGCGTTTTGATGCCGGAATTAGGTTGGGAGAGCAGGTGACCAAGGAGATGACTTCGGTGCCTCTCACTCCAGATATTCGTTTTGTCGTCGTGGGCGCGAAATCCTATTTCAGGGAGAACTCGAAACCGAAGGTTCCGCATGACCTTCTGAAGCATAAATGCATCACGATGCGTCTGCCAACACATGGTGGGATTTATGCCTGGGAATTTGAGAAGAACGGTCGGGATGTTAAAGTCCGCGTTGATGGTCCTTTGATATTCAACAGCATTTTTCCTGTGCGGGATGCCTGCTTGGACGGGCTCGGCCTGGCGCATATGCCGGAAATGGTCGCGGAGAAATATATTGCCGATGGACGTCTGGTAAAAGTTCTTCAGGACTGGTGTCCTTATTGGACTGGATACCATCTCTGCTTTCCCCACCACCACCAGACTACCATGCCGTTTTCACTTTTTGTCGAGGAAATGCGTTACGAACCGGCAGAATCTTCGCATTCATGA
- a CDS encoding class I SAM-dependent methyltransferase, whose product MAIKKERENIMKAIYPIVCALAVTGAGQAMAAPTLEQAVHSPTRDTRFVARDPIRHPLEELQFFGLRPDASVVEIWPGGGYWTQILGPYLRGKGVYTLALGPEDGAGSAFSKMVAVHPELKETFRTTQFDGDHLDFAAPDSVDFVLTFRNLHNWMEAGNAPQMLAAIHRALKPGGIFGVEDHRGHTNAPQDPHAQDGYVRQSYAISLIEKAGFKLVGSSEINANPRDTANWPKGVWTLPPTFALGDKDHAKYAAIGEGDNFVLKFQKIDR is encoded by the coding sequence ATGGCGATCAAAAAGGAACGGGAAAATATCATGAAGGCGATTTATCCAATCGTGTGTGCTCTTGCCGTGACCGGAGCAGGGCAAGCCATGGCAGCACCAACGCTGGAACAGGCTGTTCATTCCCCCACGCGGGATACCCGCTTCGTTGCGCGTGATCCGATCCGGCACCCTTTGGAAGAATTGCAGTTTTTTGGCTTGCGTCCGGATGCCAGTGTTGTCGAAATCTGGCCGGGTGGGGGCTACTGGACGCAGATCCTTGGTCCCTATCTACGGGGCAAAGGCGTTTATACTCTGGCTCTTGGTCCTGAAGATGGCGCGGGTTCAGCCTTCAGCAAGATGGTGGCAGTTCATCCCGAACTTAAGGAAACGTTCAGGACAACACAGTTTGACGGCGACCATCTCGATTTTGCTGCGCCTGACAGTGTCGACTTCGTTCTGACTTTTCGTAACCTGCATAACTGGATGGAAGCCGGTAATGCACCGCAGATGCTTGCGGCCATCCATCGGGCTTTGAAACCGGGTGGGATATTCGGTGTTGAAGACCATCGTGGCCACACAAATGCCCCGCAGGATCCGCATGCTCAGGATGGGTATGTCCGGCAGTCTTACGCGATTTCTCTCATTGAAAAAGCAGGCTTCAAGCTTGTTGGGTCATCGGAAATCAATGCCAATCCGCGTGATACGGCCAACTGGCCGAAGGGTGTTTGGACACTGCCTCCGACCTTTGCCCTGGGGGATAAGGATCACGCCAAATATGCGGCAATCGGGGAGGGCGATAACTTCGTCCTCAAATTCCAGAAAATCGATCGTTAA
- a CDS encoding SDR family oxidoreductase, with the protein MSSNIAKKIVVITGASSGLGAEAARHLAAQGAIVVLGARREDRIKTLAEDIAAKGGKALAIETDVTDRNSVQSLVDTAVKTYGRIDVLLNNAGVMPLSPLENLRVDEWDLMIDVNIKGVLYGIAAALPHMKAQKSGQIINVSSVAGHRVLENSAVYSATKFAVRALSEGLRAEVKPYNLRTTIISPGAVESELLNSVHDEATAEQLRNFVPGIAIGADSFARCVAFAISQPEEVDINEILFRPTKQQI; encoded by the coding sequence ATGAGCAGTAACATTGCGAAGAAGATCGTTGTCATAACAGGTGCCAGCAGTGGGCTGGGGGCTGAAGCTGCACGACATCTGGCAGCCCAGGGTGCGATCGTCGTTCTGGGAGCGCGGCGCGAAGACCGGATCAAGACGCTTGCTGAAGATATTGCCGCCAAAGGTGGCAAGGCTTTGGCGATTGAAACGGATGTGACGGATCGTAATTCGGTTCAGAGCCTCGTTGATACGGCGGTCAAGACTTATGGCCGGATTGACGTGCTGCTCAACAATGCGGGTGTCATGCCTCTGTCGCCACTTGAAAACCTGCGTGTTGATGAGTGGGATCTGATGATCGACGTCAATATCAAGGGTGTTTTGTATGGTATTGCAGCCGCCCTTCCGCACATGAAAGCGCAGAAAAGCGGTCAGATCATCAACGTGTCTTCCGTTGCAGGGCATCGCGTTCTGGAAAACAGTGCTGTTTATTCCGCTACAAAATTCGCTGTTCGTGCGCTTTCTGAGGGATTGCGCGCCGAAGTGAAGCCATACAACCTGCGCACGACTATCATTTCACCGGGGGCGGTTGAGTCGGAACTCCTTAATAGCGTTCATGATGAGGCGACCGCGGAACAACTCAGGAATTTTGTACCTGGTATTGCGATCGGTGCTGACTCGTTTGCCCGGTGCGTGGCTTTTGCGATCAGCCAGCCGGAAGAGGTGGATATCAACGAAATCCTTTTCCGTCCCACAAAGCAACAGATATAA
- a CDS encoding MFS transporter: protein MDTLSQTLSEANKDSDRQAGSWGAVLAMSLGAFALVASEFMPVSLLTPIAADLHISEGQAGQAISVSGAFAVFTSLFISSLAKGINRKTLLLVLIAMMIVSGTVVSLAPNYVLFMLGRAMIGVVIGGFWSMSAATAMRLVEDHHVPRALAILNGGNALATVIAAPAGSFLGGLIGWRGAFFCVVPVAVIVFVWQLISLPSMPSERHQQSASVFALLARPIVRMGMIAVSLFFMGQFTLFTYVRPFLEDVAHVEVSTLSLILLLMGISGFIGTVLIGVMLKKSVYPVLIAVPLLMAFLAFGLLMLGKWIVVSAIILTVWGLFATSAPVGWWTWLARMLPRDAEAGGGLMVAVVQLAITLGATSGGILFDRIGYQATFAASALVLVLAALSALLTMRQGRYQ, encoded by the coding sequence ATGGATACTCTTTCTCAAACATTATCTGAAGCGAATAAGGACTCTGACAGGCAGGCTGGGTCTTGGGGCGCTGTGCTCGCCATGTCTCTTGGCGCCTTCGCGCTTGTCGCATCGGAGTTTATGCCTGTCAGTCTTTTAACGCCTATTGCGGCTGACCTTCATATCAGTGAAGGGCAAGCGGGTCAGGCCATCTCGGTCTCGGGCGCTTTTGCGGTTTTCACCAGCCTTTTTATTTCTTCATTGGCAAAAGGGATCAATCGCAAAACACTACTGTTAGTTCTTATCGCGATGATGATCGTTTCAGGAACAGTTGTTTCTCTGGCACCTAATTACGTCCTTTTCATGCTCGGACGGGCGATGATCGGTGTTGTGATCGGTGGTTTCTGGTCAATGTCTGCCGCAACGGCGATGCGTCTTGTCGAAGATCACCATGTTCCACGTGCGCTTGCGATCCTAAATGGTGGCAATGCTCTTGCTACAGTTATTGCGGCACCTGCTGGCAGCTTTCTTGGTGGTTTGATAGGTTGGCGTGGTGCGTTTTTCTGCGTGGTGCCGGTGGCTGTGATTGTTTTCGTCTGGCAGCTTATCAGCCTTCCATCCATGCCCAGTGAACGTCATCAACAGTCAGCAAGTGTGTTCGCCCTGCTGGCGCGGCCAATTGTAAGAATGGGGATGATTGCAGTCAGCCTCTTTTTTATGGGGCAGTTCACGCTCTTTACCTATGTCAGGCCGTTCCTTGAAGATGTGGCGCATGTCGAGGTGTCTACGCTATCCTTGATCCTGTTGCTGATGGGAATTTCCGGCTTTATTGGCACTGTGCTGATTGGCGTTATGCTGAAGAAAAGTGTCTATCCGGTTTTGATTGCTGTTCCTCTGCTGATGGCGTTTCTGGCATTTGGCCTCCTTATGTTGGGAAAATGGATTGTTGTCTCTGCCATAATACTGACTGTGTGGGGCCTGTTTGCGACATCCGCTCCTGTTGGTTGGTGGACTTGGTTGGCCCGGATGCTTCCCCGGGATGCTGAAGCAGGGGGCGGCCTGATGGTTGCCGTTGTCCAGCTTGCCATAACGCTGGGAGCGACTTCTGGCGGTATTCTTTTTGACAGGATTGGGTATCAGGCGACCTTTGCTGCCAGCGCGCTTGTACTTGTGCTCGCAGCTCTGTCGGCTTTGTTGACGATGCGGCAGGGCCGCTACCAATAA
- a CDS encoding (R)-mandelonitrile lyase: protein MDIKRIGSQPSVKGPADWFTGTVRIDPLFNPPEPAQVTTALVTFEPGARTAWHTHPLGQTLIVTAGCGWVQREGSRVEEIRAGDTIWFAPGEKHWHGATATTAMSHIAIQEKQNGSPVDWLEHVSDDEYSN, encoded by the coding sequence ATGGATATCAAGCGCATTGGATCACAACCCTCAGTAAAGGGGCCTGCCGATTGGTTTACCGGTACGGTTCGCATCGATCCCCTGTTTAATCCACCCGAACCCGCGCAGGTGACGACGGCACTCGTCACGTTTGAGCCAGGCGCTCGAACCGCGTGGCACACCCATCCGCTCGGGCAGACCCTGATCGTTACGGCTGGATGTGGCTGGGTGCAGCGCGAAGGCAGTCGTGTCGAGGAAATCCGTGCCGGCGATACGATCTGGTTTGCGCCTGGTGAGAAGCATTGGCATGGAGCGACAGCGACTACAGCGATGAGCCATATTGCCATTCAGGAAAAGCAGAACGGTTCTCCAGTCGATTGGCTCGAACATGTTTCTGACGACGAGTACAGCAACTGA
- a CDS encoding (2Fe-2S)-binding protein, whose translation MMELTINGVQHHINADPDTPLLWVLRDDLKMTGTKYGCGLAQCGACTVLINGNAVRSCVTPVGELGAAQITTIEEIEQDDIGKRVVAAWIRHQVPQCGYCQSGQVMAATSLLKQTPHPTDDDIRAVMVNLCRCGTYNAVSAAIHDLAGEAAEEGAKQ comes from the coding sequence CTGATGGAACTGACGATCAATGGTGTGCAGCACCACATCAATGCCGATCCGGATACCCCTCTGCTATGGGTGCTGCGTGACGACCTGAAAATGACCGGTACCAAATACGGGTGCGGCCTTGCGCAATGCGGTGCCTGCACGGTTCTTATCAATGGGAATGCAGTTCGCTCCTGCGTCACGCCAGTAGGGGAGTTGGGCGCCGCACAGATCACTACGATTGAAGAGATCGAGCAGGACGATATCGGCAAACGGGTAGTCGCTGCATGGATCAGGCATCAGGTTCCTCAATGCGGTTATTGCCAATCCGGACAGGTTATGGCGGCGACCTCGCTGCTCAAACAGACCCCGCATCCCACGGACGACGATATCAGGGCTGTCATGGTCAATCTTTGCCGCTGTGGAACCTATAACGCCGTCAGCGCAGCGATTCACGACCTGGCAGGAGAGGCAGCAGAGGAAGGGGCGAAGCAGTGA